The Immundisolibacter cernigliae genome has a window encoding:
- a CDS encoding bile acid:sodium symporter family protein, translated as MNSARREALLPIAALLLACAGAWFVPQALVPLKAAIVPALGLIMFGMGLTLTGPQLAAVVRRPRWLLLGIGLQFLIMPALAWGIAAKLGLPATLAAGLILVGACPGGTASNVMTYLARGDVALSVAMTAASTLVAPLLTPWVTLWLAGARVDVPALAMLIDILRIVLLPVLAGMLLRRYLAGFAERLAGWLPGLSMLLIALIVAIILALNRHQLAATGVLVATAVVLHNGLGFALGYLGARLGGAGPAQRRAIAIEVGMQNSGLATALAIKFLPPLAALPAALFSVWQNLAGLGLAALWRRGR; from the coding sequence CGTGCCGCAGGCCCTGGTGCCGCTCAAGGCCGCCATCGTGCCGGCGCTCGGCCTGATCATGTTCGGCATGGGCCTGACGCTGACAGGACCGCAGCTGGCCGCCGTGGTGCGCCGTCCGCGCTGGCTGCTGCTGGGCATCGGGCTGCAGTTCCTGATCATGCCGGCGCTGGCCTGGGGCATCGCGGCGAAGCTCGGCCTGCCGGCGACGCTGGCCGCCGGCCTGATCCTGGTCGGCGCCTGCCCGGGCGGTACGGCGTCGAACGTCATGACCTATCTGGCCCGTGGCGACGTGGCGCTGTCGGTGGCCATGACGGCCGCGTCCACCCTCGTCGCGCCGCTGCTCACGCCCTGGGTCACGCTGTGGCTGGCCGGCGCGCGCGTGGACGTGCCGGCGCTGGCCATGCTCATCGACATCCTGCGCATCGTGCTGCTGCCGGTGCTGGCCGGCATGCTGCTGCGCCGTTACCTGGCCGGCTTTGCCGAGCGCCTGGCCGGCTGGCTGCCGGGGCTGTCCATGCTGCTGATCGCGCTCATCGTGGCCATCATCCTGGCCCTGAACCGCCACCAGCTGGCCGCCACCGGCGTGCTGGTGGCGACTGCCGTGGTGCTGCACAACGGCCTGGGCTTTGCGCTGGGCTATCTGGGCGCACGCCTGGGCGGCGCTGGGCCGGCGCAGCGGCGCGCCATCGCCATCGAGGTCGGCATGCAGAACTCGGGTCTGGCCACGGCGCTTGCCATCAAGTTCCTGCCGCCGCTGGCGGCGCTGCCGGCGGCGCTGTTCTCGGTGTGGCAGAACCTGGCGGGGTTGGGGCTGGCGGCCCTGTGGCGGCGCGGGCGGTAG